In the Arachis stenosperma cultivar V10309 chromosome 8, arast.V10309.gnm1.PFL2, whole genome shotgun sequence genome, ATGGCCCcccaaaattttgtttcaagttCCGCCACTGCCTGTGGTTTTCATATCGCTACAATGCAAATTATTAACACATGACTATACATATCATGCGTTTTTTtgcatattaaaataaatttttaaaattaattattatgtatttatatataaatatatgtataatttaatttatttttaatatttattttatattttaatatatatattttattttaataactaattttaatatatatttagcATGTTTGTATTGGATGTTATAGAATCTTCAATATTATtatgaatggaaaacaaaggtacGCCATCCCATTCGATAATTAAGGTATATTATAGTTTCAATAGTAAAAGTTTCTACCAGTAAAATGAAATGGCTTATTTTTACTAGcaaaattagaagaaaagctTGTGTAATTTATATGATTCTCGTACTTTATCTGTCAAGGCaaatagctttttttttttttttttcattttgtttatGCACTAAATTggtattcaattcaatttaacatttttttcgGCTCCATTTTTACAATGCCATTAGGTTTATTAGGAAATGAAGGAAGCAGAGAAAATTTCATTATGGTTGTTCACATGCTTGAAATTCTCCCTCTTTCCTTAAAAGAAACGTTAACAAAAATATGATAAAGGAAGTGCTTTATGTGATTGCATGATACTCATTTATTCTCATCTCCAAATATGAATAAACTCCAATTCACATACAACAAAATCCAAACACAAATAAACTGAAATGGACAAATGGGATAGttaacaaacaaagaaaatagtcAGATCAATTTCTGAAAATTATGCATTTTTTAAATCAGttctcaaaaaaaattttttacgcattttttaaattagttttcaaaattttttttaattaaattatattttcaaagattttaaattagtcatttTAGTTCTTTCGCCACTTTTTTGCTAATGACATCAACATTTGTTGATATAACATGTTAAGTGACACATAACATACATCTAATAGTCATAATTAACAGTTAAtatgataaatttataaaatcaaattacatCAATTctaaattgaaaattttcaatGCTTCAAGTTCTTTTCtcaattaaattttgatttgatctaatttgATAAACTTATCTTGTTAATAGTGAATTAAGATTCCTATATGAAAAGGTGTTATCTTCTATATAAGCATGTTAATTGCAACCGGACAATTAGCTTTCAAGACCTTTGGATCTGACATTTCAATTGCCATCCGCCACAATGCTTGTACTGTGACTAATTTGTATTCTACTTTTGAAGCAAAGTACTCAAaagattattcgagtttgaaacGAGGAGTAACCCTATCTCTTTCGTTAGTCATCTCAATAATAAATACATAGATTAACGTTTGATACTTAACTAATGGTTATAGAACAGAGTTGCAGGGTCAAACAAACAATTTCAAAAGCAGAAAATGGCACACTTTAATCTGCTTCCAAGAACTTATACGAAGCCATTTCTCTCATAggatcaaatatatatataagtaggATTATTATTAGAAGCTAAGGTAGCAAAGTGGAAGAAGAGTGTTTTGTTAATAATAGATAGCAGGAGAAGGAGGAGCCTTTGGGTTAAATCCCCTAGGATGATTGGCACGCTCAATAGATCCATGTCTCACTTTGTCCCTTGAGCCATATGGCACTGGATTTGCCTCACTATAATCATGATCATCATCTACCGACACCCAACCACCTATCACTCTCTTGCTCTCATTTTCCTGAAATTTATTACATTCCATCAACAACTACAATAATTTTGAGAGCTGATTAAAGTGCATTCAAGTATTAATAAAGGTGCGCTCCACAGTACAGATTAAAGTTGTACAGAGAAAGTATAGATTCTTTTTGTGGCTATTTTTTCGAATAATACTATTTACGTCTTTATCGTATAATTCACCGTTAATAAAAggatcaatatatatatatatatatatatatatatatatatatatatatatatataccttaaGTTTCCTGCTTACAGCAACAGCAATCAGTGTTGTTGCATCAGTATCACCACCGTTATCTGAGATGGGATTAAAAACTGTGGTAAGAACTTCAGTAGTGCTATGGTTACTGGTTAGTCAAACACACATCTGGACTATATTGTACAAGAACgaagaagaaataaataataacgcAGATAGTGAATAATACTTTTCTTAGTATCCTCAACATTTATGGAGTACTAAAGTAGTAATGTAAAGAGATTAGAAGTTACTGGAAGAGTATGAACATGCTCGTAATTGAAAGCTAGCTAGAAGATATAATGAAATGAAAAATTGCGATAAAGGGGAGGAAAGTAAAATTACCATGGTGAACAATGGGAGTTGAGAAGTTGAAGAATAGGATAAA is a window encoding:
- the LOC130946967 gene encoding uncharacterized protein LOC130946967 isoform X1, with amino-acid sequence MQVSAFRPLTFLLFLGAATFILFFNFSTPIVHHDNGGDTDATTLIAVAVSRKLKENESKRVIGGWVSVDDDHDYSEANPVPYGSRDKVRHGSIERANHPRGFNPKAPPSPAIYY
- the LOC130946967 gene encoding uncharacterized protein LOC130946967 isoform X2, whose translation is MQVSAFRPLTFLLFLGAATFILFFNFSTPIVHHDNGGDTDATTLIAVAENESKRVIGGWVSVDDDHDYSEANPVPYGSRDKVRHGSIERANHPRGFNPKAPPSPAIYY